Proteins encoded by one window of uncultured Methanobrevibacter sp.:
- a CDS encoding zinc ribbon domain-containing protein: MVLRRCPNCHATSDDQYGFCIKCGYEFPKIAENENACPYCGFSNPEEATFCVKCGTPLIFKSQTHEINNSLNPIIIKKEISKSAQNMDYKPTSKIIIILGYIFSLLGGIIGAILAIYLATRKDPIAKKHGYIQLTILILYGILILVLYLTGNLDLNTINNATQMLNGNLTSINP, from the coding sequence ATGGTTTTAAGAAGATGTCCAAACTGTCATGCAACAAGTGATGACCAATACGGATTTTGTATCAAATGTGGATATGAATTCCCAAAAATAGCTGAAAATGAAAATGCATGCCCTTACTGTGGATTTTCAAATCCGGAGGAAGCTACTTTTTGTGTTAAATGTGGAACTCCCCTAATTTTCAAAAGCCAAACCCATGAAATAAACAACAGTTTAAATCCAATAATTATTAAAAAAGAAATAAGTAAATCTGCACAAAACATGGATTACAAACCTACCAGCAAAATAATAATTATTCTTGGTTATATATTTTCATTACTTGGCGGAATAATTGGAGCAATATTAGCAATTTATCTTGCAACAAGAAAAGACCCAATAGCTAAAAAACACGGATACATCCAATTAACTATTTTAATACTTTATGGAATTTTAATATTAGTACTTTATTTAACTGGAAATCTTGATTTAAATACAATTAATAATGCTACTCAAATGTTAAATGGTAATTTAACTAGTATTAACCCTTAA
- the rimI gene encoding ribosomal protein S18-alanine N-acetyltransferase: protein MIIREFVPNDLKRVCEIEEMSFDESYELNMFMQLYNIGAGFLVAEDDGYIIGYILFWIKYENEGHIISLAVDKDYQRKKAGTKLLSKAISILSLFNVNKILLEVNENNDGAFEFYKKFNFEVDRTVPHYYNNGDGAIVMYLPIKG from the coding sequence ATGATAATTAGAGAGTTTGTTCCTAACGATTTAAAGCGTGTTTGTGAAATTGAAGAGATGTCCTTTGATGAATCTTATGAATTAAACATGTTTATGCAATTGTATAATATTGGTGCAGGATTTTTAGTAGCTGAAGATGATGGGTATATTATAGGATATATTTTATTTTGGATTAAATATGAAAATGAAGGTCATATTATATCATTAGCTGTTGATAAAGATTATCAAAGGAAAAAAGCAGGTACAAAATTGTTGTCTAAAGCAATAAGTATATTATCATTATTTAATGTAAATAAAATACTTTTGGAAGTAAATGAGAATAATGATGGTGCTTTTGAATTTTATAAAAAATTTAATTTTGAAGTAGATAGAACAGTACCTCATTACTATAATAATGGTGATGGTGCTATAGTAATGTATTTGCCAATTAAGGGTTAA
- a CDS encoding UPF0146 family protein, with product MWDDFAEFILTQSTKNPTKIVEVAVGKFDGVYQYLKRNENIEIIKTDILPNDNEVIKDDITNPNLDLYKNADIIYSIRPPSELQPYIEKLSHETNGMIIIKPLCNEDLNIGFHKAKLKNYKKASFYIL from the coding sequence ATGTGGGATGATTTTGCAGAGTTTATATTAACACAATCAACTAAAAATCCAACAAAAATAGTTGAAGTTGCAGTTGGAAAATTTGATGGTGTTTATCAATATTTAAAGAGAAATGAAAATATAGAAATCATAAAAACTGATATTTTACCAAATGATAATGAAGTCATAAAAGACGATATTACAAATCCTAATTTAGATTTATATAAAAATGCAGACATAATATACTCAATCCGTCCACCTAGTGAATTACAACCTTATATTGAAAAATTATCTCATGAAACAAATGGAATGATTATAATAAAACCATTATGTAATGAAGATTTAAACATAGGATTTCACAAAGCAAAATTAAAGAATTACAAAAAAGCAAGTTTTTACATATTATAG
- a CDS encoding calcium-translocating P-type ATPase, PMCA-type — translation MENLLKKYHTSKEGLNSDEVLKRQKQNGLNELKEKKKKSPVILFLEQFIDVLIGLLIVAAIAAYFVGDVIDSCVILIAVLLNTIIGFIQEYRSEKAIEMLKSITTSHAVVKRNGEVQKIDSKELTIGDIVLLEEGDKVPADLILIETNRLKIDESNLTGESLPVEKSSKEEAYMDSNVTLGNGIGIVTSIGMNTSIGKIAEVIQKEKGETPLQEKMDKLGKTLSVIAIIVCIFIFIFELFKGVPIVETFLTAVSLAVAAIPEGLPAVLTLTLALGMQQLTKSNAIVRRLLSVETLGSCTVICSDKTGTLTENKMTVRDTFFYNETKSLKINAMCNNSTIRNDKIIGDPTDGAVLKYSQDHDYFKQNLEKKYPRINEIPLDSSRKMMTTIHEKDENYLVLSKGAPEIIIDKCKYIDNNGTIEIIDDSIKETLSKKIDEMTNNALRVLGIGYKNTENIDKNIENDLIFTGLVGIIDPPKENVDKSITACKKAGIKVIMITGDHLKTASAIAHEIGILTNGKIIDGNQLDKLSDEEYFEIVDDIQVYARVKPEQKMRIVETLKQKGEIVSMTGDGVNDAPALKNASIGVAMGSGTDVAKESGDMIIQDDNFGTIVTAIREGRKIYDNIKRFIKFQVSTNVGAILTIIGTSIFMLPVPFNPVQLLWINIVMDGPPAQTLGMEDYEKNIMNREPETGDILNKKVLIKIFVAGLVMAIGSIALFSYKLTIGASQKQAMTVTFTLFVIYQLFNAYNSKSNSAKRSTYLYLAIIICFILQVLIVYIPELQTIFRTTSIGIIDWILIFIIAATILISNKIMDKLVVE, via the coding sequence ATGGAAAACCTTTTAAAAAAATACCATACTTCAAAAGAAGGATTGAATTCTGATGAAGTTCTTAAACGTCAAAAACAAAATGGATTAAATGAATTAAAAGAAAAAAAGAAAAAAAGTCCAGTAATTTTATTTTTAGAACAGTTTATTGATGTGTTAATAGGATTACTTATTGTTGCTGCAATTGCAGCATATTTCGTTGGAGATGTTATTGATTCATGTGTAATTTTAATAGCTGTACTTTTAAATACAATAATCGGATTTATACAAGAATACCGTTCCGAAAAAGCAATTGAAATGCTTAAAAGCATCACCACATCACATGCTGTTGTTAAAAGAAATGGGGAAGTGCAAAAAATTGATTCGAAAGAATTAACCATTGGAGATATTGTGCTTCTTGAAGAAGGAGACAAAGTTCCTGCAGATTTGATATTAATTGAAACCAACAGGTTAAAAATTGATGAATCTAATTTAACTGGAGAATCTTTACCTGTTGAAAAATCTTCAAAAGAAGAAGCATATATGGATTCAAACGTAACCTTAGGAAATGGAATTGGAATTGTAACCTCCATAGGTATGAATACATCCATTGGGAAAATAGCTGAAGTAATTCAAAAAGAAAAAGGAGAAACTCCACTTCAAGAAAAAATGGATAAACTTGGAAAAACATTGTCAGTAATCGCAATTATTGTCTGTATTTTTATTTTCATTTTTGAATTATTTAAAGGAGTTCCCATTGTTGAGACTTTTTTAACAGCAGTCTCCCTTGCAGTAGCAGCAATACCTGAAGGATTACCTGCAGTTTTAACTTTAACACTAGCTTTAGGAATGCAACAATTAACTAAATCAAATGCAATTGTCCGCAGATTACTTTCAGTAGAAACCTTAGGTTCTTGTACTGTTATTTGTAGTGATAAAACTGGAACATTAACTGAAAATAAAATGACAGTTAGAGATACTTTTTTCTACAATGAAACTAAATCTTTAAAAATTAATGCAATGTGTAATAATTCCACAATTAGAAATGATAAAATAATTGGAGATCCAACTGATGGTGCTGTTTTAAAATACAGTCAAGATCATGATTATTTTAAACAGAATTTAGAAAAGAAATATCCTAGAATTAATGAAATTCCCTTAGACAGTAGTCGTAAAATGATGACTACTATACATGAAAAAGATGAAAATTATTTAGTTCTATCTAAAGGTGCACCAGAAATCATTATTGATAAATGTAAATATATAGATAATAATGGAACTATTGAAATAATTGATGATTCTATAAAGGAAACATTAAGTAAAAAAATAGATGAAATGACCAATAATGCTTTAAGAGTTTTAGGAATAGGATATAAAAACACTGAAAATATAGATAAAAATATAGAAAATGATTTAATATTTACTGGTCTCGTTGGAATAATTGATCCTCCAAAAGAAAATGTTGATAAATCAATTACAGCATGTAAAAAAGCTGGAATAAAAGTAATAATGATTACTGGAGATCATTTAAAAACAGCTTCAGCTATTGCACATGAAATTGGAATATTAACAAACGGAAAAATAATAGACGGTAATCAATTAGACAAATTAAGTGATGAAGAATATTTTGAAATTGTAGATGACATTCAAGTTTATGCAAGAGTAAAACCAGAACAAAAAATGAGAATTGTTGAAACATTGAAACAAAAAGGAGAAATTGTTTCAATGACTGGTGATGGTGTAAATGATGCTCCTGCACTAAAAAATGCATCTATTGGTGTAGCTATGGGATCAGGTACAGATGTTGCAAAAGAATCTGGAGACATGATTATACAGGATGATAATTTTGGAACAATAGTAACTGCAATTCGTGAAGGTCGTAAAATATATGACAATATAAAAAGATTTATCAAATTCCAAGTCTCCACAAATGTTGGAGCTATTTTAACTATAATTGGAACAAGTATATTCATGCTTCCCGTTCCATTTAATCCCGTACAATTACTCTGGATTAATATTGTAATGGATGGACCCCCAGCACAAACTTTAGGTATGGAAGATTATGAAAAAAATATAATGAATCGAGAACCTGAAACTGGAGACATATTAAATAAAAAAGTATTAATAAAAATATTTGTTGCAGGACTTGTAATGGCAATAGGTTCAATAGCATTATTCAGTTATAAATTAACAATCGGAGCTAGTCAAAAACAGGCTATGACTGTTACATTTACATTATTTGTAATATATCAATTATTTAATGCATATAATTCAAAATCAAACTCTGCTAAAAGAAGTACATACCTTTATCTAGCAATTATAATTTGTTTCATACTACAAGTATTAATTGTATATATTCCAGAATTACAAACAATATTCAGAACAACAAGTATTGGAATTATAGACTGGATTTTAATATTTATAATAGCTGCTACAATATTAATATCAAATAAAATAATGGACAAATTAGTGGTAGAATGA
- the cobK gene encoding precorrin-6A reductase: protein MKKLKILLIGGTKDASNITQHIKENYDSYILTTTTTEYGSKLAIESGSDDTIAKPLLKDEFIKLIENNDFNLLIDATHPYASHITQTSVSLSEICNINYIRFERLPSNLENIDTSRVHEVTSLDEAGKLIKSNYNNGNVLHLAGANTMENILKYVPVSKFYARILKVPKSLEKCESLRIPEDHIIPMKGTSSLEENIKIIEETNADVIITKESGDIGGVTNKINAANAKDIDIIMLKRPKIKNLNKKDIISNLNQLDEKINNYFYN, encoded by the coding sequence ATGAAAAAACTAAAAATTTTGCTTATTGGTGGAACCAAAGATGCAAGCAATATAACCCAACATATAAAAGAAAACTATGATTCATATATTTTAACTACAACAACAACAGAATATGGATCCAAATTAGCTATTGAGTCAGGAAGTGATGACACAATAGCTAAACCACTTTTAAAAGATGAATTCATAAAACTTATTGAAAATAATGACTTCAATCTTTTAATTGATGCAACACACCCTTACGCATCACACATCACACAAACTAGTGTTAGTTTATCTGAAATTTGCAATATAAATTATATTAGATTTGAAAGACTACCTTCAAACTTGGAAAATATAGATACCTCCAGAGTACATGAAGTAACTTCACTAGATGAAGCTGGAAAATTAATAAAAAGTAATTATAATAATGGAAATGTACTTCATCTTGCAGGAGCTAACACAATGGAAAATATTCTAAAGTATGTTCCAGTAAGCAAATTTTATGCACGAATTTTAAAAGTTCCAAAATCCTTAGAAAAATGTGAATCATTAAGAATTCCAGAAGACCACATCATCCCAATGAAAGGTACATCTAGCTTAGAAGAAAACATCAAAATAATCGAAGAAACAAATGCAGATGTAATAATAACAAAAGAAAGTGGGGATATCGGAGGAGTTACCAATAAAATCAATGCAGCTAATGCAAAAGATATAGATATCATAATGCTTAAACGTCCAAAAATTAAAAATTTAAATAAAAAAGACATAATTTCTAATTTAAATCAATTAGATGAAAAAATAAACAACTATTTTTATAATTAA
- the rpsJ gene encoding 30S ribosomal protein S10, producing the protein MHQARIKLTGTDPEKLAYVCDQLKKIAERTGVDLSGPIPLPTKKLVVPTRKSPDGEGKASWEKWELRIHKRLVGIGADERAMRQVMKVNVPDNVSIEIELKG; encoded by the coding sequence ATGCATCAAGCAAGAATTAAGCTTACAGGAACTGATCCAGAAAAATTAGCTTATGTTTGTGATCAACTTAAAAAAATCGCTGAAAGAACTGGTGTTGATTTGTCTGGTCCTATCCCATTACCTACTAAAAAATTAGTAGTTCCTACAAGAAAATCTCCAGATGGAGAAGGAAAAGCTTCTTGGGAAAAATGGGAACTTAGAATTCATAAACGTTTAGTCGGAATCGGTGCTGATGAACGTGCTATGAGACAAGTCATGAAAGTTAATGTTCCGGATAATGTAAGTATTGAAATAGAACTTAAAGGATAA
- the tuf gene encoding translation elongation factor EF-1 subunit alpha: MAKTKEHINLAFIGHVDHGKSTLVGHLLLKAGAIAEQQLDDGENKFRFVMDKLGEERERGVTIDLAHQKFSTKKYDYTVVDCPGHRDFVKNMITGASQADAGVLVVAADDGVMPQTKEHVFLSKTLGINQLIVAINKIDLVDYDEDKFNELKEEVSNLIKTVGFNPAQVPFIPVSAFEGDNIKDASSNTSWYKGDTLMQALDNLAAPEKPVSLPLRIPIQDVYSITGVGTVPVGRVETGIMKKGENVIFEPAGASGEVKSIEMHHETFETAEPGDNIGFNVRGVGKNDIRRGDVAGHVDDAPAVAKEFDAQIVVLQHPGVITVGYTPVFHCHTSQVACTFLELTAKLDPATGQVAEENPDFLKTGNAAFVKVKPTKPMVIENAKKIPQMGRFAIRDMGQTVAAGLCIDVTPAK; this comes from the coding sequence ATGGCAAAAACTAAAGAACATATTAATTTAGCATTTATTGGACACGTTGACCATGGAAAATCCACATTAGTTGGACACTTGTTATTAAAAGCAGGTGCAATTGCTGAACAACAATTGGATGATGGTGAAAACAAATTTAGGTTTGTTATGGATAAATTAGGAGAAGAAAGGGAAAGAGGAGTAACTATTGACCTTGCTCACCAAAAATTCTCTACCAAAAAATACGACTACACTGTTGTAGATTGTCCAGGACACAGAGATTTCGTTAAAAACATGATTACTGGTGCTTCCCAAGCAGATGCTGGTGTATTAGTAGTAGCAGCAGATGATGGTGTAATGCCACAAACTAAAGAACACGTTTTCTTATCTAAAACTTTAGGTATTAACCAACTTATTGTTGCAATTAACAAAATCGACTTAGTAGATTATGATGAAGATAAATTCAACGAATTAAAAGAAGAAGTATCTAACTTAATTAAAACCGTTGGATTCAACCCTGCTCAAGTACCTTTCATCCCTGTTTCTGCATTTGAAGGAGACAACATTAAAGATGCAAGTTCTAACACCTCCTGGTACAAAGGAGACACTTTAATGCAAGCTTTAGATAACTTAGCTGCTCCTGAAAAACCTGTATCCTTACCTTTAAGGATTCCTATTCAAGACGTATACTCCATTACTGGTGTAGGAACTGTACCTGTAGGAAGAGTAGAAACTGGTATCATGAAAAAAGGAGAAAACGTTATCTTCGAACCTGCTGGAGCTTCTGGTGAGGTAAAATCTATCGAAATGCACCACGAAACCTTTGAAACTGCTGAACCTGGTGACAACATCGGATTCAATGTAAGAGGTGTAGGTAAAAACGATATCAGAAGAGGAGACGTAGCTGGTCACGTTGACGATGCTCCTGCTGTAGCTAAAGAATTTGATGCTCAAATCGTTGTTTTACAACACCCTGGTGTAATTACTGTTGGATACACTCCTGTATTCCACTGTCACACTTCTCAAGTTGCATGTACTTTCTTAGAATTAACTGCAAAATTAGACCCTGCAACTGGTCAAGTAGCTGAAGAAAATCCTGACTTCTTAAAAACTGGTAATGCAGCATTCGTAAAAGTTAAACCAACCAAACCTATGGTAATCGAAAATGCTAAAAAAATCCCACAAATGGGTAGATTTGCTATTAGGGATATGGGTCAAACTGTTGCTGCTGGATTATGTATTGACGTTACCCCAGCTAAATAG
- a CDS encoding elongation factor EF-2, which translates to MSRREKMIAKIKELMYEPESIRNIGICAHIDHGKTTLSDNLLAGAGMISEELAGDQRFLDFDEQEQARGITIDAANVSMVHNYKDEEYLINLIDTPGHVDFGGDVTRAMRAVDGAVVVVCAVEGIMPQTETVLRQALKENVKPVLFINKVDRLINELKLEPEELQKRFINIYMEANKLIKNMAPEDKKEEWAVDFTDGSVAFGSAYHNWAINVPMMQETGVNFKDIIDYCNEDKQKELAQKVPLSEVLLGMVVEHLPSPKVSQEYRVPNIWDGDIESPAGQGMITTSPDGPLAVMVTNVSVDKHAGEIATGRVYGGSIEKGTEVYLVGSHAKSRVQQVGVYFGPERVNTDAVPAGNIVYIAGAKGAIAGETICSPDDKIKEFEGLDHISEPVVTVAVEAKNTKDLPKLIEVLRQVAKEDPTIKVEINEETGEHLVSGMGELHLEVISYRIKDKGVEIQTSEPIVVYRETVSQLSPEVEGKSPNKHNRFYITVEPLEDNLFQALQEGKLKEGKVKGKESANDFMEYGLDKEEARKVWDVYNRSLFINATRGIQYLDEVKELLIEGFESALNDGPLAKEIAMGLKFKLHDAKLHEDAVHRGPAQVLPAIRNAIYASMMSAGPTLLEPMQKVFINTPQDYMGPCTREIQNRRGQIVDMGQEGDMATIESKVPVAEMFGFAGDIRSAAEGRCLWSTEMSGFERLPREMQNQIVKEIRQRKGLSPEPYGPEHYVG; encoded by the coding sequence TTGAGTAGAAGAGAGAAAATGATTGCAAAAATTAAGGAATTAATGTATGAACCAGAATCCATTAGGAATATTGGTATCTGTGCTCACATTGACCACGGTAAAACTACATTATCCGATAACCTTTTAGCAGGTGCAGGAATGATTTCTGAAGAACTTGCTGGTGATCAAAGGTTTTTAGATTTTGATGAACAAGAACAAGCACGTGGTATTACTATTGATGCAGCAAACGTATCAATGGTACACAATTATAAAGATGAAGAATATTTAATCAACTTAATTGATACTCCAGGTCATGTTGACTTTGGTGGGGACGTAACTCGTGCTATGAGAGCTGTAGATGGTGCAGTAGTTGTTGTTTGTGCTGTTGAAGGTATCATGCCTCAGACTGAAACTGTACTTAGACAAGCTTTAAAAGAAAATGTTAAACCTGTTTTATTCATTAATAAAGTTGATAGATTAATCAATGAGTTAAAATTAGAACCAGAAGAATTACAAAAAAGGTTCATTAATATTTACATGGAAGCTAACAAATTAATTAAAAATATGGCTCCTGAAGATAAAAAAGAAGAATGGGCTGTAGATTTTACTGATGGTAGTGTAGCTTTCGGTTCAGCTTATCATAACTGGGCTATTAATGTTCCAATGATGCAAGAAACTGGTGTTAACTTCAAAGATATTATTGACTACTGTAATGAAGATAAACAAAAAGAATTAGCTCAAAAAGTACCGTTATCTGAAGTATTACTTGGTATGGTAGTAGAACATTTACCTTCTCCTAAAGTATCTCAAGAATACAGGGTACCTAATATTTGGGATGGTGACATTGAATCTCCTGCAGGTCAAGGTATGATTACTACAAGTCCAGATGGACCTTTAGCTGTAATGGTTACTAATGTATCTGTAGATAAACATGCTGGTGAAATTGCTACTGGTAGGGTTTATGGAGGATCCATTGAAAAAGGTACTGAAGTATACTTAGTTGGATCTCATGCTAAATCCAGAGTTCAACAAGTAGGTGTTTACTTCGGACCTGAAAGAGTTAATACTGATGCTGTACCTGCAGGTAATATTGTATATATTGCTGGTGCAAAAGGTGCAATTGCTGGGGAAACTATTTGTTCTCCTGATGATAAAATCAAAGAATTTGAAGGATTAGATCACATATCTGAACCTGTAGTTACTGTTGCTGTAGAAGCTAAAAATACTAAAGACTTACCAAAATTAATTGAAGTATTAAGACAAGTAGCTAAAGAAGACCCAACTATTAAAGTTGAAATTAACGAAGAAACTGGTGAACACTTAGTTTCAGGTATGGGAGAACTTCACTTAGAAGTTATCAGTTACAGAATTAAAGATAAAGGTGTAGAAATCCAAACTTCTGAACCTATTGTTGTATACAGAGAAACTGTATCTCAATTATCTCCTGAAGTTGAAGGTAAATCTCCAAACAAACATAACAGATTCTACATTACTGTTGAACCTTTAGAAGATAATCTTTTCCAAGCTTTACAAGAAGGTAAATTAAAAGAAGGTAAAGTTAAAGGTAAAGAATCTGCTAATGACTTCATGGAATATGGTTTAGATAAAGAAGAAGCAAGAAAAGTATGGGATGTTTACAACAGAAGTTTATTCATTAATGCTACTCGTGGTATCCAATACTTAGATGAAGTAAAAGAACTTTTAATTGAAGGATTTGAATCTGCACTTAATGATGGACCTTTAGCTAAAGAAATTGCTATGGGATTAAAATTCAAACTCCATGATGCAAAACTTCACGAAGATGCAGTTCACAGAGGACCTGCACAAGTATTACCAGCTATCAGAAATGCAATTTATGCTTCTATGATGTCTGCTGGTCCTACTTTACTTGAACCTATGCAAAAAGTATTCATTAACACTCCACAAGATTACATGGGTCCATGTACTAGGGAAATCCAAAACAGAAGAGGTCAAATAGTTGACATGGGTCAAGAAGGAGACATGGCTACTATTGAATCTAAAGTTCCTGTAGCTGAAATGTTCGGTTTCGCTGGAGATATCAGATCTGCTGCAGAAGGTAGATGTTTATGGTCTACTGAAATGTCTGGATTTGAAAGATTACCACGTGAAATGCAAAACCAAATTGTTAAAGAGATTAGGCAAAGAAAAGGCTTATCTCCAGAACCTTATGGTCCTGAACATTACGTAGGATAA
- a CDS encoding 30S ribosomal protein S7: MSKLFDKWELDEVKVEDLGLVKYICLDETLVPHTSGRHVKRQFAKSKVSIIERLMNKIMRTHINSGKKNKAYNTVKDALDIINKRTKKNPVQVLVTAVENTSPREETTRIKYGGIGYQVAVDISPQRRVDLSLGFLTRGTLQSAFKNRKSVAECLADELILASEEDSRSFALQKKEEKERVAKAAH, from the coding sequence ATGAGTAAATTATTTGATAAATGGGAACTCGACGAAGTTAAAGTCGAAGATTTAGGTTTAGTAAAATACATCTGCTTAGATGAAACTCTTGTGCCTCATACTTCAGGTAGACATGTAAAAAGACAGTTCGCAAAATCTAAAGTATCTATTATTGAAAGATTAATGAATAAAATCATGAGGACTCACATTAACTCAGGTAAGAAAAATAAAGCTTACAATACTGTAAAAGATGCATTAGATATTATCAACAAAAGAACTAAAAAGAATCCTGTTCAAGTTTTAGTTACTGCAGTTGAAAATACTTCTCCTCGTGAAGAAACTACTCGTATTAAATATGGTGGTATTGGATACCAAGTAGCAGTAGATATTTCTCCACAAAGAAGAGTTGATCTTTCATTAGGTTTCTTAACTAGAGGAACTTTACAATCAGCATTTAAAAATAGAAAATCTGTTGCTGAATGTTTAGCTGATGAATTAATTCTTGCTTCTGAAGAAGATTCTAGAAGTTTCGCTTTACAGAAAAAAGAAGAAAAAGAAAGAGTTGCAAAAGCAGCACACTAA
- a CDS encoding 30S ribosomal protein S12 has translation MPGLFAAKKLKKNRQNFKWKDVDYKRKALRLDVKADPLEGAPQARGIVIEKVGIEAKQPNSAIRKCVRVQLIKNGKQLTAFAPGDGAIGFIDEHDEVMIEGIGGPSGRSMGDIPGVRWKVSKVNNVALSEMVSGKIEKPVR, from the coding sequence ATGCCAGGACTTTTTGCTGCAAAAAAACTTAAAAAAAATAGACAAAATTTTAAGTGGAAAGACGTGGATTACAAAAGGAAAGCTTTAAGATTAGATGTTAAAGCAGACCCTCTTGAAGGAGCTCCTCAAGCTAGAGGAATTGTAATCGAAAAAGTAGGGATAGAAGCAAAACAACCTAACTCTGCTATACGTAAATGTGTTCGTGTTCAATTAATTAAAAATGGTAAACAATTAACTGCTTTCGCACCAGGTGACGGAGCTATTGGATTTATCGATGAGCACGATGAAGTTATGATTGAAGGAATTGGTGGACCATCTGGAAGATCTATGGGAGATATTCCTGGAGTTCGTTGGAAAGTATCTAAAGTTAACAACGTAGCTTTATCTGAGATGGTAAGTGGAAAAATAGAAAAACCTGTAAGATAA
- a CDS encoding NusA-like transcription termination signal-binding factor, producing the protein MSIKFTANEIRYIALFENMTGAMVKDCIIDDEHGKVTFVVKNGDMGLAIGKGGSTVSKVQRAVDKGIEIVELSDDPIQFIKNLLSPAEVQGVKVLQRESGEKIATVTADNTNKRIAIGKNGVNIERAKLIAKRQHNINNIILK; encoded by the coding sequence ATGTCTATTAAATTCACTGCAAATGAAATTAGATACATAGCTCTTTTTGAAAATATGACTGGAGCAATGGTTAAAGATTGTATTATCGATGATGAACATGGTAAAGTCACATTTGTCGTGAAAAACGGTGATATGGGATTAGCTATTGGAAAAGGCGGAAGTACTGTTTCCAAAGTTCAAAGAGCAGTAGATAAAGGAATTGAAATCGTTGAATTATCCGACGATCCAATCCAGTTTATTAAAAATCTTTTATCCCCTGCTGAAGTACAAGGTGTTAAAGTACTTCAAAGAGAATCAGGTGAAAAAATAGCTACTGTTACAGCAGATAATACCAATAAACGTATTGCTATTGGTAAAAATGGTGTCAACATCGAAAGAGCTAAGTTAATTGCAAAAAGACAACACAATATAAACAACATTATTTTAAAATAG
- a CDS encoding 50S ribosomal protein L30e: MMDVDRSIRVAVDTGDVTLGSEKSIQSLKLGKGQLVVVAANTPKDIVEDVEYYTNLSDIPSYTYEGTSVELGSVCGKPFTVATLIVNDPGDSTILDDLR, translated from the coding sequence ATGATGGACGTAGATAGAAGTATCAGGGTAGCTGTCGATACTGGTGATGTGACATTAGGCTCTGAAAAATCAATTCAATCTTTAAAATTAGGAAAAGGTCAACTTGTAGTTGTTGCTGCTAACACTCCTAAAGATATTGTTGAAGATGTTGAATATTATACAAATCTTTCAGATATCCCATCATACACTTATGAAGGAACAAGTGTAGAATTGGGTTCTGTCTGTGGTAAACCATTTACAGTTGCTACATTAATCGTTAACGATCCAGGAGATTCTACTATATTAGATGATTTGAGGTAG